Proteins encoded by one window of Cystobacter ferrugineus:
- a CDS encoding site-2 protease family protein, with product MERVTVRPPPQRLWLHLLLFVLTVGTTTFTFDRAFPTGPLPDAARLAHALTFSAALLSILGAHEMGHYVLARLHGVDVSLPYFIPLPYLGVGTLGAVIRIRAPIPTRNALVDIGAAGPLAGLAVALPLLVWGLAHSEWIDAPPVTDTDFPGSTSLWSLGRLAVEWAGVQLSLLPAPPEEPFFGHQAIIFSDSLLMRGLKALVLGPLPPGRDIQEHPVVIAGWFGLLVTVLNLMPVGQFDGGHMAYALWGRRARWVGKAMALVLLFLTLFYTVTWAVWLLVATKLVGFGHPELTHPAEPLSFGRKLVCALCFLALAGCAMPVPIRMVIW from the coding sequence ATGGAGCGCGTCACCGTCCGTCCCCCCCCTCAACGTCTCTGGCTGCACCTGCTGCTCTTCGTGCTCACGGTGGGGACGACGACGTTCACCTTCGATCGGGCCTTTCCCACGGGCCCCCTGCCGGACGCCGCGCGGCTCGCGCACGCGCTCACCTTCAGCGCCGCGCTGTTGTCCATCCTCGGCGCGCACGAGATGGGGCACTACGTGCTGGCGCGGCTGCATGGGGTGGACGTGTCGCTGCCCTACTTCATCCCGCTGCCCTACCTGGGCGTGGGCACGTTGGGCGCCGTCATCCGCATCCGCGCCCCCATCCCCACCCGCAACGCGCTGGTGGATATCGGCGCGGCCGGGCCACTCGCCGGACTGGCCGTGGCGCTCCCCCTGCTCGTCTGGGGCCTGGCCCACTCCGAGTGGATCGACGCCCCCCCGGTGACCGATACCGACTTCCCCGGCTCCACCTCGCTGTGGAGCCTGGGGCGCCTGGCCGTGGAGTGGGCCGGGGTGCAGCTGTCGCTCCTGCCCGCCCCACCCGAGGAGCCCTTCTTCGGCCACCAGGCCATCATCTTCAGTGACAGCCTGCTCATGCGCGGCCTCAAGGCGCTGGTGCTCGGGCCCCTGCCGCCCGGCCGGGACATCCAGGAGCACCCGGTGGTCATCGCCGGCTGGTTCGGCCTGCTGGTGACGGTGCTCAACCTCATGCCCGTGGGCCAGTTCGACGGCGGACACATGGCCTATGCCCTCTGGGGCCGGCGTGCCCGGTGGGTGGGCAAGGCCATGGCGCTGGTGCTTCTTTTCCTCACCCTCTTCTACACCGTCACCTGGGCGGTCTGGCTCCTGGTCGCCACGAAGCTGGTGGGCTTTGGTCATCCCGAGCTCACCCACCCCGCCGAGCCTTTGAGCTTCGGGAGAAAGCTGGTGTGCGCGCTATGCTTCCTCGCGTTGGCGGGGTGTGCCATGCCCGTGCCTATCCGGATGGTGATCTGGTGA
- the hrcA gene encoding heat-inducible transcriptional repressor HrcA, with protein MSEELGDREKEVLRAVVQEYITTGGPVGSQHLARKPEFDVSSATLRNVLADLEELGFLEKPHTSAGRVPTDRGYRFYVDTLVRLKDPGPRDRELIHAGLAHESGMDELLSEASRLLHALTRHAGVVVTPRPDAAVFHRIEFVRLREDRVLAILVGQNGQVQNKLLTVDFPVTSDELLKASNYLSELLHEVTLEEARERIRAELDHEQALYNALTAKALKLGAAATDLQTGERVLIEGTGSFLEQPEFADVERMRALFKALGEKHKLLSLLDRVQRAREMQIFIGTESEFSSAGDVTVIASPYGSREQVLGTVGVIGPTRMNYQRIIPLVNFTAQALSLALEKA; from the coding sequence ATGTCCGAGGAGCTGGGCGATCGCGAGAAGGAAGTCCTCCGTGCCGTCGTGCAGGAGTACATCACGACGGGCGGGCCCGTGGGCAGCCAACACCTCGCGCGCAAGCCCGAGTTCGACGTGTCCTCGGCCACGCTGCGCAACGTGCTGGCGGACCTGGAGGAGCTCGGTTTCCTCGAGAAGCCCCACACCTCGGCGGGCCGGGTGCCCACGGATCGCGGCTACCGCTTCTACGTGGACACGCTGGTGCGCCTGAAGGATCCCGGCCCGCGTGATCGCGAGCTCATCCACGCGGGGCTCGCCCACGAGTCCGGCATGGACGAGCTGCTGTCGGAGGCCTCGCGCCTCTTGCACGCGCTCACCCGGCACGCGGGCGTCGTCGTCACCCCGCGCCCGGACGCCGCCGTGTTCCACCGCATCGAGTTCGTGCGCCTGCGCGAGGATCGCGTCCTCGCCATCCTCGTGGGGCAGAACGGCCAGGTGCAGAACAAGCTCCTCACGGTGGACTTCCCCGTCACCTCGGACGAGCTGCTCAAGGCGAGCAACTACCTGTCCGAGCTCTTGCACGAGGTGACGCTGGAGGAGGCGCGCGAGCGCATCCGCGCCGAGCTGGATCACGAGCAGGCGCTCTACAACGCGCTCACGGCCAAGGCGCTCAAGCTGGGCGCGGCGGCCACGGATCTCCAGACGGGCGAGCGCGTGCTCATCGAGGGCACGGGCTCGTTCCTGGAGCAGCCCGAGTTCGCCGACGTCGAGCGCATGCGCGCGCTCTTCAAGGCGCTCGGGGAGAAGCACAAGCTGCTGTCGCTGTTGGATCGGGTGCAGCGCGCGCGCGAGATGCAGATCTTCATCGGCACCGAGAGTGAGTTCTCCTCGGCGGGCGACGTGACCGTCATCGCGAGCCCCTACGGCAGCCGCGAGCAGGTGCTGGGCACGGTGGGCGTCATTGGCCCCACGCGGATGAACTACCAGCGCATCATCCCCCTGGTGAACTTCACCGCGCAGGCGCTCTCGCTGGCGCTCGAAAAGGCGTAG
- a CDS encoding glutathione peroxidase translates to MNEKIANLPLKRIDGTDTSLSAFKGKVLLVVNVASQCGLTPQYDGLEKLHKNYQARGLVVMGFPANEFGAQEPGTNAEIQEFCRSKFGIDFPMFSKIVVKGEGQHPLYQHLTETIPEARFPTNSSMRARLEKHGMKQQKSNDILWNFEKFLINRQGDVVARFSPDTTPDDPALLQAIEAELARA, encoded by the coding sequence ATGAACGAGAAGATCGCGAACCTGCCGCTCAAGCGCATCGACGGAACCGACACCTCGCTGTCCGCCTTCAAGGGCAAGGTGCTCCTGGTGGTCAACGTGGCCTCGCAGTGCGGCCTGACGCCCCAGTACGACGGCCTGGAGAAGCTCCACAAGAACTACCAGGCCCGGGGGCTGGTGGTGATGGGCTTTCCCGCCAATGAGTTCGGCGCCCAGGAGCCGGGCACCAACGCGGAGATCCAGGAGTTCTGCCGCTCCAAGTTCGGAATCGACTTCCCCATGTTCTCGAAGATCGTCGTCAAGGGCGAGGGCCAGCACCCGCTCTACCAACACCTGACGGAGACGATCCCCGAGGCGCGCTTCCCCACCAACAGCTCCATGCGCGCCCGGCTGGAGAAGCACGGCATGAAGCAGCAGAAGAGCAACGACATCCTCTGGAACTTCGAGAAGTTCCTCATCAACCGCCAGGGCGACGTGGTGGCGCGCTTCTCTCCGGACACGACTCCGGATGACCCCGCGCTGCTCCAGGCCATCGAGGCCGAGCTCGCCCGGGCCTGA
- a CDS encoding HAD family hydrolase, producing the protein MVQNVIFDVDGTLVDSVDEHAEAWRRAFLEFGRDVPFAHVRSQIGKGADQLLPVFFTEDELEKFGQELSDYRSALFKREFMPKLRPFPQVRELFQRLRQDGLKLVLASSANEDELERYIRLCRIEGLTHGETSKGDVSKTKPNPDIFDAAMERLGRPDPHSVVVIGDTPFDALAAGKLGLVSVGLRCGGFPEDDLRTAGCRDVYQDPAELLASYETSPNTWPWTAESLSAKDEESR; encoded by the coding sequence CTGGTGCAGAACGTCATCTTCGATGTGGACGGCACGTTGGTGGATTCCGTGGACGAGCACGCCGAGGCCTGGCGGCGCGCCTTCCTGGAGTTCGGCCGGGATGTGCCCTTCGCTCACGTACGCAGTCAGATTGGAAAGGGCGCGGACCAACTGCTGCCCGTCTTCTTCACCGAGGACGAGCTGGAGAAGTTCGGCCAGGAGCTGAGCGACTACCGCTCCGCGCTCTTCAAGCGCGAGTTCATGCCCAAGCTGCGGCCCTTCCCGCAGGTGCGCGAGCTGTTCCAGCGGCTGCGCCAGGACGGGCTGAAGCTGGTGCTCGCCTCGAGCGCCAACGAGGACGAGCTGGAGCGCTACATCCGCCTGTGCCGCATCGAGGGACTCACGCACGGCGAGACGTCCAAGGGCGACGTGTCCAAGACGAAGCCGAATCCGGACATCTTCGACGCGGCGATGGAGCGGCTGGGCCGGCCGGATCCGCACAGCGTGGTGGTGATTGGCGACACGCCCTTCGACGCGCTGGCCGCGGGCAAGCTGGGGCTGGTCAGCGTGGGGCTGCGCTGCGGCGGCTTCCCCGAGGACGATCTGCGCACGGCGGGCTGCCGCGACGTCTACCAGGATCCCGCCGAGCTGCTGGCGAGCTACGAGACCTCGCCCAACACGTGGCCGTGGACGGCCGAGTCCCTGTCCGCCAAGGACGAGGAGTCGCGCTGA
- a CDS encoding lipid kinase, with product MNSEIHPDAALRARPERVFLDEGPAILLLNPNSRMGGEALSATLTALEARGVRLTASHEVQDHEQMEQLLREAVAGGVRRILVGGGDGTLNYAIKPLLGQDVTLGVLPLGTGNDFARSLGIEPTLEAACDVIAAGYTARVDVGLANGHPFLNAVSLGLASAIARRLTPELKRRVGKLAYPVAAAAELWEHQPFRVRVVTDTEELEQNVLQLVVGNGRYHGAGNMVTPDATLDDHLLDAYVISAPSTEAGREGTGLGHMQDLSTLARVALTVRRGEHLAHPAVKAVSGPRILVEAIPPQDVNADGEMIGQTPVRFELLPSALRVFVPANPVEPH from the coding sequence ATGAACAGCGAGATCCATCCAGATGCCGCGCTTCGCGCGAGGCCCGAGCGTGTATTCCTCGATGAGGGGCCCGCGATCCTGCTGCTCAATCCCAACTCGCGCATGGGCGGGGAGGCCTTGTCGGCCACGCTCACCGCGCTCGAGGCCCGGGGCGTCCGCCTGACGGCCAGCCACGAGGTCCAGGACCACGAACAGATGGAGCAGTTGCTGCGCGAGGCCGTGGCGGGTGGCGTGCGGCGCATCCTCGTGGGCGGCGGAGATGGAACGCTCAACTACGCCATCAAGCCCCTGCTCGGCCAGGACGTGACGCTCGGCGTGCTGCCGCTGGGCACGGGCAACGACTTCGCGCGCTCGCTCGGCATCGAGCCCACGCTGGAGGCCGCCTGCGACGTCATCGCCGCGGGCTACACCGCGCGCGTGGACGTGGGACTCGCCAACGGCCACCCCTTCCTCAACGCGGTGAGCCTCGGCCTGGCCTCGGCCATCGCCCGGCGGCTCACCCCCGAGCTCAAGCGCCGCGTGGGCAAGCTCGCCTACCCCGTGGCCGCCGCCGCCGAGCTCTGGGAGCACCAACCCTTCCGCGTCCGGGTGGTGACCGACACCGAGGAGCTGGAGCAGAACGTGCTCCAGCTCGTGGTGGGCAATGGCCGCTACCACGGCGCGGGCAACATGGTGACGCCCGATGCCACGCTCGACGATCACCTGCTGGACGCCTACGTCATCTCCGCACCCTCGACCGAGGCGGGGCGCGAGGGCACGGGGCTCGGACACATGCAGGACCTGTCCACGCTGGCGCGCGTGGCCCTCACCGTGCGCCGGGGCGAGCACCTGGCCCACCCCGCCGTCAAGGCCGTGAGCGGCCCGCGCATACTCGTGGAGGCCATACCTCCGCAGGACGTCAACGCGGACGGGGAGATGATTGGCCAGACGCCCGTGCGCTTCGAGCTCCTGCCCTCGGCCCTGCGCGTCTTCGTGCCCGCCAACCCGGTCGAGCCCCACTGA
- a CDS encoding response regulator transcription factor — translation MTSPNPNLSSAPTLLLVDDEAVFRERLARAFRERGFEVGTAGSYEEALALASRESPEVAVVDLRMPGRGGLELVRALHALDSSTRIIVLTGYGSIATAVEAVKLGAFNYLPKPADVDDLLLAFSRGPGEATHVTEDFQPPSLARAEWEHIQRVLSDCGGNISEAARRLGLHRRSLQRKLQKYPPAQ, via the coding sequence ATGACGAGTCCCAACCCCAACCTGTCTTCCGCTCCCACGTTGTTGCTCGTGGACGACGAGGCGGTGTTCCGCGAGCGTCTGGCCCGCGCCTTCCGCGAGCGTGGCTTCGAGGTGGGCACCGCCGGCTCCTACGAGGAGGCGCTCGCCCTGGCCTCGCGCGAGTCGCCCGAGGTGGCGGTGGTGGACCTGCGCATGCCCGGCCGCGGCGGCCTGGAGCTCGTGCGCGCCCTGCACGCGCTGGACAGCTCCACCCGCATCATCGTCCTCACCGGCTACGGCAGCATCGCCACCGCGGTGGAGGCGGTGAAGCTCGGCGCCTTCAACTACCTGCCCAAGCCCGCGGACGTGGATGATCTGCTGCTGGCCTTCTCGCGCGGCCCGGGAGAGGCCACCCACGTGACGGAGGACTTCCAGCCTCCCTCGCTCGCTCGCGCCGAGTGGGAGCACATCCAACGCGTGCTCTCCGACTGTGGGGGCAACATCTCCGAGGCGGCGCGGCGGCTGGGCCTGCACCGGCGCTCGCTGCAACGCAAGTTGCAGAAATACCCGCCCGCCCAATAG
- the uraH gene encoding hydroxyisourate hydrolase: MSTLSTHVLDTQSGRPAAGVPITLEFQSAEGWRELTRGTTNADGRVRDFLPTGTRLEPGVYRMTFHTGEYFRAHALRGFYPYVSVVFELTAPEEHYHVPLLLSPFGYSTYRGS, encoded by the coding sequence ATGAGCACCCTGTCCACCCACGTCCTCGACACGCAGTCGGGCCGCCCGGCGGCGGGCGTCCCCATCACCCTGGAGTTCCAGTCCGCCGAGGGCTGGCGCGAGCTGACCCGGGGCACCACCAACGCCGATGGCCGCGTGCGCGACTTCCTGCCCACCGGCACCCGGCTGGAGCCCGGCGTCTACCGGATGACGTTCCACACCGGCGAGTACTTCCGGGCCCACGCCCTGCGCGGCTTCTATCCGTATGTCTCCGTGGTCTTCGAGCTCACCGCGCCCGAGGAGCACTACCACGTCCCCCTGCTGCTCAGCCCCTTCGGCTACTCCACCTACCGGGGGAGCTGA
- the alc gene encoding allantoicase: MQTPEEGKVRVAFAELIDLAAEKVGGRALYANDEFFAPKENLLKPGRGVFIPDKYTEFGKWMDGWETRRKRVPGHDFCILQLGLPGTIRGVNVDTNHFVGNFPEYASVDALEVRGEATPESLVDAAWTPIVPRTRLVGGTQNYLPVASEARWTHVRLNIFPDGGVARFRVHGVVRPDLEKLRGGELVDLAAAENGGIVVTCNDAFFGPKDNLILPGRAATMGDGWETRRKRVPGFDWIVVKLATAGTVQRVEVDTNHFKGNYPDTCSLEGCFLKEDILDFANAKDISWQEILPRTRLQASHRHFYEQELREKGPFTHVRLNIFPDGGISRLRVHGRAA; encoded by the coding sequence ATGCAGACACCCGAGGAAGGCAAGGTGCGCGTCGCCTTCGCCGAGCTCATCGATCTGGCCGCCGAGAAGGTTGGCGGCCGCGCCCTCTACGCCAACGACGAGTTCTTCGCCCCCAAGGAGAACCTGCTCAAGCCGGGGCGCGGCGTCTTCATCCCCGACAAGTACACCGAGTTCGGCAAGTGGATGGACGGCTGGGAGACGCGCCGCAAGCGCGTGCCGGGCCATGACTTCTGCATCCTCCAGCTCGGCCTGCCCGGCACCATCCGCGGCGTGAACGTGGACACCAACCACTTCGTCGGCAACTTCCCCGAGTACGCCTCGGTGGATGCGCTCGAGGTGCGCGGTGAGGCCACGCCCGAGTCGCTCGTGGACGCCGCGTGGACGCCCATCGTCCCGAGGACGAGGCTCGTGGGCGGCACGCAGAACTACCTCCCCGTGGCGAGCGAGGCGCGCTGGACGCACGTGCGCCTGAACATCTTCCCGGACGGCGGCGTGGCGCGCTTCCGCGTGCACGGCGTGGTGCGGCCGGACCTGGAGAAGCTGCGCGGCGGCGAGCTGGTGGACCTGGCCGCGGCGGAGAACGGCGGCATCGTCGTCACCTGCAACGACGCCTTCTTCGGCCCCAAGGACAACCTCATCCTCCCCGGCCGCGCGGCCACCATGGGTGATGGCTGGGAGACGCGCCGCAAGCGCGTGCCGGGCTTCGACTGGATCGTCGTGAAGCTCGCCACCGCCGGCACCGTGCAGCGCGTGGAGGTGGACACCAACCACTTCAAGGGCAACTACCCCGACACCTGCTCGCTGGAGGGCTGCTTCCTCAAGGAGGACATCCTCGACTTCGCCAACGCCAAGGACATCTCCTGGCAGGAGATCCTCCCGCGCACCAGGCTCCAGGCGAGCCACCGCCACTTCTACGAGCAGGAGCTGCGCGAGAAGGGCCCCTTCACCCACGTGCGGCTCAACATCTTCCCGGACGGAGGCATCAGCCGGCTCCGGGTGCACGGACGGGCGGCGTGA
- a CDS encoding DUF6986 family protein — protein sequence MSSPLSSERLAITRAALAHAHLAYARHHPEASPRRQPVHTMYGGAHLFTAQTPQKMGRTAVSALREYAPDGRALAACLGLDEALAERVHARVLAKLEREPVEDFRIDFEDGYGHRSDEEEDGHALTAATEVARGLAEGSLPPFLGIRVKALTEELFDRSARTLGLFFSTLLERTGGRIPPGFVVTLPKVSLTQEVTALVRMLELLETDHGLEPGVLKLELMVETPRALYTPDGRLALPALVEAAHARCVAAHLGPYDYTASLHITAAQQDLLHPACDFARNVMQVSLAGSDVALSDGPTNVLPVAPHKPGAQPLTEAQREENRQVVHRAWRRMYTNTRHALERGFYQGWDLHPAQLPVRYAAVYAFFLEGLDVASRRLKSFVEQAARATRLGEVFDDAATGQGLLNSFLRGLACGAVTEEEARATGLTLEELRGRSFLHILQGRRPPE from the coding sequence ATGAGCTCTCCCCTCTCCTCCGAGCGACTCGCCATCACCCGCGCGGCGCTGGCCCACGCCCACCTGGCGTACGCGCGCCACCACCCGGAAGCCTCCCCGCGCCGGCAGCCCGTACACACGATGTACGGCGGCGCCCACCTCTTCACCGCGCAGACGCCCCAGAAGATGGGACGCACGGCCGTGAGCGCGCTGCGCGAGTACGCGCCGGATGGCCGCGCGCTCGCCGCGTGCCTCGGTCTGGACGAGGCGCTCGCCGAGCGGGTCCACGCGCGCGTGCTCGCCAAGCTCGAGCGCGAGCCGGTGGAGGACTTCCGCATCGACTTCGAGGACGGCTATGGACACCGCTCGGACGAGGAGGAGGATGGGCATGCCCTCACCGCCGCCACCGAGGTGGCCCGGGGCCTCGCGGAGGGCTCCCTGCCGCCCTTCCTCGGCATCCGCGTCAAGGCGCTGACCGAGGAGCTCTTCGACCGGAGCGCTCGCACGCTCGGGCTCTTCTTCAGCACGCTCCTGGAGCGCACGGGGGGACGGATCCCGCCGGGTTTCGTCGTCACCCTGCCCAAGGTCTCCCTCACCCAGGAGGTGACGGCGCTCGTGCGCATGCTGGAGCTGCTGGAGACGGACCACGGCCTGGAGCCCGGAGTGCTGAAGCTGGAGTTGATGGTGGAGACGCCCCGGGCGCTCTACACGCCGGACGGACGCCTCGCGCTCCCCGCGCTCGTGGAGGCGGCGCATGCTCGCTGCGTGGCGGCACACCTCGGGCCGTATGACTACACGGCCTCGCTCCACATCACCGCGGCGCAGCAGGACCTGCTGCACCCGGCGTGCGACTTCGCCCGGAACGTGATGCAGGTGTCGCTCGCGGGCAGTGACGTGGCGCTCTCGGATGGCCCGACGAACGTGCTGCCGGTGGCGCCCCACAAGCCGGGAGCCCAACCGCTCACCGAGGCCCAGCGCGAGGAGAACCGCCAGGTGGTGCACCGCGCATGGCGGCGGATGTACACGAACACGCGCCACGCGCTGGAGCGCGGCTTCTACCAGGGGTGGGACTTGCACCCGGCCCAGCTCCCGGTGCGCTACGCGGCCGTGTATGCCTTCTTCCTGGAGGGACTGGACGTGGCCTCGCGCCGGCTCAAGTCCTTCGTGGAGCAGGCGGCCCGGGCCACGCGGCTGGGCGAGGTGTTCGACGACGCGGCCACGGGCCAGGGGCTGCTCAACTCCTTCCTGCGCGGCCTGGCCTGCGGCGCCGTCACCGAGGAGGAAGCGCGCGCCACGGGCCTGACGTTGGAGGAGCTGCGCGGCCGTTCGTTCCTGCACATCCTCCAGGGCCGCCGTCCTCCCGAGTAA
- a CDS encoding ATP-binding protein: protein MRDAYAIDLSWLLRLRWGAIIGQVALVLGVHFGLGLPQRLVPLFATIAVAVASNAALALWERRRERVPPEVVPAAVMALDVVLLTVLMALSGGAFNPFSAMYLVHIALSAVVLRAGWTWALTALAIICFGVLFVDTPHHHIHDMRMHLEGMWAAFALAAAFIVYFVQRVRRALSAREAELVAARAASARHDKLTALATLAAGAAHELSTPLSTIAVVARELERHLPRSPEAAGSLEDVQLIRAQVARCRDILAQMAADAGASQGEALGSRAPASLVEEALGGLPGSERVRVEMEERARHERTLVPAQTFVRALRGVVKNALQASPPEAPVHLRLTSGPEAWRLSVEDSGAGMPPEVLARAGEPFFTTKAPGEGMGLGLFLTRAMLDGLGGQLSLQSTPGQGTRVVMTWPVAGVRQSAALSPGASWKQVAP from the coding sequence GTGCGCGACGCCTACGCCATCGATCTGTCGTGGCTGCTGCGCCTGCGCTGGGGCGCCATCATCGGCCAGGTGGCGCTCGTGCTGGGGGTGCACTTCGGCCTGGGCCTGCCCCAGCGGCTCGTGCCCCTGTTCGCCACCATCGCCGTGGCGGTGGCGAGCAACGCGGCCCTGGCCCTCTGGGAGCGGCGGCGCGAGCGCGTCCCCCCCGAGGTGGTGCCCGCGGCGGTGATGGCCCTGGACGTGGTGCTGCTCACGGTGTTGATGGCGCTCAGCGGCGGCGCCTTCAACCCCTTCAGCGCGATGTACCTCGTGCACATCGCGCTCTCGGCGGTGGTGCTGCGCGCCGGGTGGACCTGGGCGCTCACCGCCCTGGCCATCATCTGCTTCGGCGTGCTCTTCGTGGACACGCCCCATCACCACATCCACGACATGCGCATGCACCTGGAGGGCATGTGGGCGGCGTTCGCGCTGGCCGCGGCCTTCATCGTCTACTTCGTGCAGCGGGTGAGGCGGGCGCTGTCGGCGCGCGAGGCGGAGCTGGTGGCGGCGCGCGCGGCCTCGGCGCGTCACGACAAGCTCACCGCCCTGGCCACGCTCGCGGCGGGTGCCGCGCATGAGCTGTCCACGCCCCTGTCCACCATCGCCGTGGTGGCGCGCGAGTTGGAGCGCCACCTGCCTCGCTCCCCCGAGGCGGCCGGCTCGCTCGAGGACGTCCAGCTCATCCGCGCCCAGGTGGCGCGCTGCCGCGACATCCTCGCGCAGATGGCCGCCGACGCGGGCGCCAGCCAGGGCGAGGCACTGGGCTCGCGCGCGCCCGCGTCCCTGGTGGAGGAGGCCCTCGGAGGGTTGCCCGGCAGCGAGCGGGTGCGCGTGGAGATGGAGGAGCGCGCCCGGCACGAGCGCACGCTCGTTCCCGCGCAGACCTTCGTCCGGGCGCTGCGCGGCGTGGTGAAGAACGCCCTGCAGGCCTCACCGCCGGAGGCGCCCGTGCACCTGCGCCTGACGTCCGGGCCGGAGGCGTGGCGGCTGTCGGTGGAGGACTCGGGCGCGGGCATGCCGCCCGAGGTGCTCGCGCGCGCCGGGGAGCCCTTCTTCACCACCAAGGCGCCTGGCGAGGGCATGGGGCTCGGGCTCTTCCTCACGCGCGCCATGCTGGATGGGCTGGGGGGACAGCTCTCGCTCCAGTCCACCCCGGGCCAGGGCACGCGCGTGGTGATGACCTGGCCCGTGGCCGGGGTGCGACAATCCGCCGCGTTGTCTCCAGGAGCCTCCTGGAAGCAAGTGGCTCCATGA
- the uraD gene encoding 2-oxo-4-hydroxy-4-carboxy-5-ureidoimidazoline decarboxylase → MSRLAWLNGLSPEEARTEFSRCCGSTRWAEAMTRARPFPSEAALYERAEALWAQTGPEDWREAMTHHPRIGDVSRLREKFKATGAWSEQEQQGMRDAGEDVIQALADGNRDYEARFGFIFLVCATGKSAREMLGLLRERMNNPPDQELRVAAGEQGKITRIRLEKLLSSP, encoded by the coding sequence GTGAGCCGGCTCGCGTGGCTCAACGGGCTGTCCCCCGAGGAGGCCCGGACGGAGTTCTCGCGCTGCTGCGGCTCGACGCGCTGGGCCGAGGCGATGACCCGGGCGCGGCCCTTCCCGAGCGAGGCCGCGCTGTACGAGCGCGCCGAGGCGCTCTGGGCCCAGACGGGGCCCGAGGACTGGCGCGAGGCCATGACGCACCACCCGCGCATCGGCGACGTGTCGCGGCTGCGCGAGAAGTTCAAGGCCACCGGCGCATGGAGCGAGCAGGAGCAGCAGGGCATGCGGGACGCGGGCGAGGACGTGATTCAAGCGCTCGCCGACGGCAACCGCGACTACGAGGCGCGCTTCGGTTTCATCTTCCTCGTGTGCGCCACGGGCAAGAGCGCCCGCGAGATGCTCGGCCTGTTGCGCGAGCGCATGAACAACCCGCCGGACCAGGAGCTGCGGGTCGCGGCCGGAGAGCAGGGAAAAATCACCCGCATCCGCTTGGAGAAGCTTCTCTCGTCCCCATGA